The Halichoerus grypus chromosome 9, mHalGry1.hap1.1, whole genome shotgun sequence genomic sequence GCAAGGTTGGCACTGAGGACAAGAGTGGAGAACCTATtcgggggcagggtgggggagcaggTGAAGAAGGAAGACGGGGCAAGGGTTGGGAGCTGGTGGTGGCGGGGAAAGTGGGCCTGGTCACAACGGGgtaaatatggaaagagcccatccCTGATCTACAGAATTAGGGCCCCTGAGGAATATGCCAAGCCCACATTAGTGTTTCTTACTTGGGATCTCTCCTTCCTCAGACCCACTCCCCCCAGTCCCTCAGATCTTAACAGGCCTGTGACCCTGCCCACCATGGACGGCTATGTGCTCATTAATATTTCCTTCTGACTCAGCTCCTAGcctgaaagaggaggaggagacctaTAAGGCTGGGAGTCTGGCTGACAGCCCCTCCTCAGACACTGTGGATAGTGCCAGCCCTTTGGAACCCAGCCAGGATAAGAGGTACTGACAAGAGCTGTATTCGGTGGCTGGGAAAAGGGTGGTGGTGGGAAAGGGGGTGAAAGATTGTTCAGAGCCCCAGGCTAACTCAAGGGGAAACCTTATGGTTCCTTCCACCCCTGGGGAACTTCTGATCAGGCAGGAAGTCAGGCAGACCCGCCTGTCTATCCCAGTTCAGCAATGACCCTTTATCTCGGTGGTCTCCAGCCAGGATACCCTGATAATGTGTTTCTCTTCTGCCCTGCCTGAGTATGCCCTCCTCATTCCATCCCTCAAATCCTCTTCTTGCAACCATGGCTCACCAAGAACAACACCCTTCTACACCACTCCGGGGTTCCTGGTGAGCAGCTTCCTGCCAGGTTCAGGCCTGAGCTCACCTACCCCTTTATGTCCTTCAGCATCCCCTTGATCTGGGGCGCTGTGCTCCTGCTGAGCCTgctggtggtggcagtggtgCTGTTTGCTGTGATGGCCAAGAGGAAAGGTAGGTAGCCATCTACCTGCCGACCCCAGCACAGCCCCGCTGGTCATGTACCAGCTAGTGTTGTAGACAATGCCGGACTCGGTCTGTGTCCCCTATAGATGGGCTTGTCTGGGCTTTAGTAAGGCCCTTGGGTCCTAGAAGTTCCCAGACGAGGGGTGGATGGGAAGAAGGAGATTCAGTGGGAGCTGTCCTGGGGACAGACAGGAATCGGACAGGGTGGGCAGTGGGATAGACAGGTGACTGGAGGAGGTGAAGGAAAGGATTCAGTAGACAGGCTGAGTGTTGAGGCAGGATGAAGGGAGTTGGAGGCAGTAAGTGGGTGGGAGGCTCCTGGCAGGGTGGGGCAAAACTGGGGAGGCAGTGGGTAAGTTTTGCTGGTAGGAGTGGGATGAAGGGTCTGGACCAGGAATGAGGCTTCAGGGACTTCTGAAGGTAGTGAGGGGATGGGCTCTGAGCCAGAACGGGAAGCAGACTGTGGTGTCATCCTCTGTCTTCCCAGGAAACAGGCTTGGTGTCCGCGGCCAACCTCAGAGCAGTGGTGTTCCAGGCATGGTAAGAGGCCTCTGCAGGCCCCCAGCCAAACTCCCCAGACCTTCCACTGGTCCAGCTCACTGAGAGGTCCCAGGATGAGGGGGTAGAGAAAGACTGGGACCCAGTCAGGGTCCATACCCTCTTCCTAAATGCTGTAAACTTGGCACCAGTTATCTTCCACCTTCCCACCTTGGTATTTCACCCTCCCCGATTTGGGGAGAAAGTTAGGGCTTGAAAATCTTCAAAGGGAAGCCCTCTTGCCCACTAACATACTCAGGATTTGAGAGACAGATCCAGTGTGGTCCTGGGCTTCCCCCCCAAAGGGAACTGGGGCAGAGGGgcattttctctctgcctctctcatctGCTTTTGTTACAGGCTGCCTCCTCAGTGGCCCACCATATCAGTGACTCTGGACTGGGACTTGATTTGCCATCGGACATTCCCTATGCTAGGCTCGACTCGCCACCTTCCTTTGACAATACCACCTATAGCGTACCTCTTGATCCCTCATCAGAGaaatccccacccccagcccaatCCTCGTCGTCCCCTCTGCCTCCTAAGGTCCTAATGTGCTCCAAGCCTGTGACATATGCCACAGTCATCTTCCCTGGAAGGGACAATGTTGGAGGGGCCTCCTGTGAGCCAGCCCAGGATCCACCGAATGGCCAAATGCCACCCAGCTAAGCTGTCCATCATACCGTACACTCACGGAGACCATCCCCAGAACTCTGTGCATCCATCCAGCCAGCCCATGCCCTAGACCCTTACAATATCAGAGCAGCCAGGGACCTTAGGTTCTAATCTAACATCTTGACTTTTCTGACCTGGAAAGTGAGACTTAAATGTGACTGAGGTGTCTTGGGAGTCCCCCATGCTTGTTCCTCTGCCATTTTACTCCTGAGCTAAATAAACTCTGAATGGTAATATATGAGCCCTTGATGTttgagggggaaggaaagggccTGAGTTTGACTATTCCCATGGCCTGGGAACTGAAGATTCTGGTCCAGATTCTTGTGCTGCATGATCTGCTGCCTGTTCTGCCTGTAGGGACATGGTTTCATTCTCTGGTCAGAATACTGTGATGCAGTTTGATTCAAGGGGCACTAAGAACACTTCTTCAAAAGTATTTCCTGCCTTTCTCATGGTACCTAAATTATAGATTCATTAGCTTAAGTCTAGAGAtctcttctgccttctgctctgcaCCTTGTAAACAAACGGCATCCTCTGATGTGACAACATATGACGGGAGGAAGGGGATAATGTGAGTGAAAGGAGACTCAGGACAGATGGGGTGAGAGAGATGGAGCTGAAAAGAAATAGGAGGGATGTtaagggaacaaactgaggattgctgaaggggaggtgggtgggatggggtaactggatgatgggcattaaggagggcacttgaactaatgagcaatgggtgttatatgcaatcgatgaatcactaaagtctatccttgaaactaataatacactatatgttaactatattgaatttaaataaaaaataaaaaaaaaataggagtaagatcagaaactaaaataaatccCAAGCCTATTCCTTGGCAGGACCAAGGATTTTCAAGCTCCAGGAGATTAAAGACCTCTGCAGACATGTTTTATCAGAGCTGGCTCTCAACTGGGTGGACATCTGGTAGCACTGTACTCTTTGGCCTGAAATCTGGAGCCTGGAAAGAGCCCAGTGGAGAAAAGGCATGGCATGGGAAGAAGGTAAATGAATGGTAAAGGTGTGGCCATTGTCAAATGTAAATGAAAGCTAGTCCAGGCTGTGGGTGGAAGAGCCTTTAAGGTCTCTGGCAGGattttttctgaaactgttcaatTTGAAACTCTTTGCCCATATTGAGATGACAGACAGATGGAAAGGATGAGGTGCTCAGGAACCTATTCTTCTTACAATCATGGAGAGCTAGGCATAAAGTGTTTTTCACCATCTGGAGAGGCCCTGAGTTTGGTTTAGGTACCTGAGAAAGGACAGGCAGGGCGTGCACCCTGGGCTCCAGCTGGGTAGGCCTAGTGATGCTATTTTCAGGGAACTCTGGCAGGATGTTCTGAGCCTCCCCTGATAGAGTCTCAGCCTGTGACAGAATATAAATTTACTTCTGTCCCTTGTGAAGGCAGCAGCTGCCCACAAATCAACTAAGCCCTCATTTTCCCTGGCTAAGATAACTAGTGACTTGCctgctggggaggagaggcaatGAGGGTAGGGAGAGaatgtgggggaagggcagaataAAGTCTAAAAAGAACACCTCTGGGAAAAAGTTACTCTGGTCTGAATGTAGTTTGAACTTTTTATAGCCTGACAGAAGTAAAAGTATATTTAACAACACAAAGGAAAATACTAAGATCAATTGGCTggtagagaagagggaaggaggaaagggaaatacATTAATTCCATCATTGCTCATGGTAGAAGTCTATGAATACCAACCAGAATCTCACTTATAACAGTAACTTCTGAGATGAAAATACAGATCTTCTAAATTTTATCATAAGAAACatatgaaaacaaagcaaagaaaatgcaGGTGACATGACAAGGCCATTGCTTCATATCAGAACCTTTggaatgcagctaaagcagttCTCAGAGGAAAAGTCACACCCTCAACAACAAGAATTAAGCATCTTACTCAAATTGCTAGTTcatttgaaagaaggaaaattatataactaatacataaataaaagagcttgttctttgaaatgaaatgaaataaaggagaCAAAGTGTTAGCTATTaacttaaaaagaagaatgaaataagaaatgacaTGGGGAAAATAATCACAGatataaagacaatgaaaaaaatgagagtaTTTTGTGCTCATGgtggtggttggggtgggggtaaTGAATGTAGAGAAGGCTGAAATAAGTTTTTGGGGTGACTGAAATGTTTTCTATCATGACTGTGGTAGTGGTTACCTGggtgtatatatttgtcaaagcCCATCATTAAAATAGGTGctctttcggggcacctgggtggctcagtcagttaagcgtctgccttcagctcaggtcatgatcccagggtcctgggattgagccccgcattgggctccctgcttggcaggaagcctgcttctccctctcccgctccctctgcttgtgtttcctctctcactgtgtctctctctctctgtcaaataaataaataaaatctttaaaaaaaagataggtgCACTTTCTTGTACGTAAATTATGTTttgataatttgatttttaaaaaatacttgaaagacCATGGGGGAATAGTTAAAATAATCTTAGAGAGGAAAATGCTCTTTAAATTATACAAAACTCAGAAGCCATAAAAGAATTCACTGATACATTTAAACTGatacattaaaataagaaaagactgATATCTTTTTCTCCATGACAAAAGCACAACTCATACAAAGGCAGAGAGCTCAGTAGGGGTTACtacaaataaattagaaaacaaatacttaataggatatatagatatagctcacaaaataggaaatataaacatagtaaagatgttTAACTTCAcctaagggaaatgcaaattaaaagtacaTTGAGAATGACTTAAAAGGAAATGGTTAAAGAACTCAGAAaattctccccccccacccaatttttatttaaattctagttagttaatgtatagtgtaatattggtttcaggagcagaatttagtgattcatcacttacataataacacctggtgctcatcataacaagtgccctccttaaattCTCTcttccaagggtgcctgggtagctcagttggttaagcatcccattcttgatttcagctcaggtcatgatttcagggtcctgagattgagccctgtgttgggctctgcactgagcatggaacctgcttaagattctctttctccctctctctctgcctctaccctccctctgctcactctctttctctataaAAAAATCCCCTGTTccataaaagcaacaagaaaactggcaaaaataGCCAGAATCAACTTTTTTAGAACTCTGGAAACCAATGGCTTGCATCAACCCCAAGAGCCTTCACTTAAGAAAATTGGCTTTCCCTCCCTTGTATCTCATTTAAAACACAACTTTATAAAGCAGTTTTTACATATCTGTGT encodes the following:
- the TREML1 gene encoding trem-like transcript 1 protein isoform X1, giving the protein MGPNLLPLLLLGLAGQGSAGTFPEVLQAPVGGSILVQCRYGPQDIKARKVWCRLLPEGCQPLVSSAVDRRAPGGERMFLTDLGGGLLQVEMITLREEDAGEYGCVVEGATGPQTVHRVALDVLPPAPSLKEEEETYKAGSLADSPSSDTVDSASPLEPSQDKSIPLIWGAVLLLSLLVVAVVLFAVMAKRKGNRLGVRGQPQSSGVPGMAASSVAHHISDSGLGLDLPSDIPYARLDSPPSFDNTTYSVPLDPSSEKSPPPAQSSSSPLPPKVLMCSKPVTYATVIFPGRDNVGGASCEPAQDPPNGQMPPS